From the genome of Haloferax sp. Atlit-12N:
ACAGACGGCATCCACGATAGACGAGGACGCCCGCGCCGACCTGCTCACCGAGGCCGAGCGCGAGGCCCTGCAGGTGAACACGTGGTTCGACGAGCGCGAACGTCTCGTGAGCATCGTCGCCGACGACCCCTCCGCCGGGAGCACCCTCGACGGGCGGTCCTCGGCGACCCTGACGGCCGCCAAAGAGGACATGCCCGCCGACGTGGCCGCGCTCCACTTCGTCGACACCGAGACGACGACCGTCATCGGGTCGTCCGAGGAGGGCGCGGTCGGGACGACGCTGTTCGAAGACGGGTCGCTTCCGCTCCCCGCGAGCGCCGACCTCTCGGACGACAGCGTCGAGCGAACCACCGTCTACGTCGAAGACGGCGTCGCCTACATGGGCTTCGTCGCGCCGCTCCCGTCTATCGAGCCCCGCGCAATCGTCCTCGTCGCCGAGGCGTCCTCGCTCGGGGCCGCGCTCGACGGGAACCACATCGACGGCGGGTTCACCCAACTCGTCACGACCGACGGCCGCGTCCTCTACGACGGCGGTGGCGGCCAGTCCAACGTCGCCTATCCCGCCGCCGAGGCGTCCGAACTCGACGCCGCCTTCGCCGGCGAGACGGGCGTCAGCCGCCTCGCTCCCGTCGAGGGCTTCGTCTCCTCGCCGCACGTCGTCGCGCACGTCCCCGTCTCCGGCGGCGTGCTCCTCCTGCACGCCCCCGCGAGCAGCGTCTTCGCGCTCTCTCGGAGCGTCGGTCTCCAGATTGCGACGCTACTCGCGCTTTCCATGCTCGGTTTCGTCGCCTTCGCGCTCATCGTCCGCGGGAACACCGCGCTCCCGCTCGTCGACCTCGCGTCGACCGTCTCCGCGCTCCGCGACGGCGACCTCGACGTGGAACTCGAAACCGACCGGCGAGACGAGTTCGGGCAGGTCGTCCGCGGCGTCGACAACCTCCGCGACGACCTCCGCGACCAGCGCGCCGACGCCCGCGACTACAGCGAGGCGATGACCCGCGCGGCCGACGGCGACCTCCGCGTGCGCCTCCCGACCGACTCCGAGAGCCGCGACATGGCGACGGTCGCCGCCGCGTACAACGAGATGATGGACGACATCGAACGGACCGTCGGCACGGTCAAGACCTTCGGCGAGGACGTGGCGACGCTCGCCGACCGCGTGGCCGACCGCGCCGACGACGTGTCCGCCGCGAGCGAGGAGGTGTCCGCGTCGGTCCAGCAGATTTCCGAGGGCGCGAGCGAGCAGACGGACAGCCTCGTCGCCGCCGCCGACGAGATAAACGACCTCTCGGCGTCCATCCAGCAGATTGCCTCGTCGGCCGACGAACTCGTCCGGCTCACGGAGGAGGCCGAGGCCCGCTCGCTCGACGGGCAGACCGCCGCTACCGACGCTCTCGACGACATCGACGCCGTGCGCGCCGAGACAGAGGCGACCGTCAACGAGGTCCACGAACTCGACGACCGCCTCGCTCAAATCGAGGACATCGTCGAGGTCATCACCGACATCGCGGAGCAGACCGACATCCTCGCGCTCAACGCGAACATCGAGGCCGCCCGCGCGGGCGAGGCCGGCGAGGGGTTCGCCGTCGTCTCCAACGAGGTCAAACAGCTCGCACAGGAGACGAAGTCCTCGGCGGGCGACATCGAGTCGCTCGTCGCCGAAATCGAGACCCAGCGCGACGCCGTCGTCTCCCGCATCGAGCGCATGCGAGCGCAGGTCGAAGAGAGCGCCACGTCGGTCGACGAGGCGCTTTCCTCCTTCGACGGCATCGTCGAGCGCGTCGAGGAGACGACCGCGAGCGTCCACGAGATTTCGGACGCCACGGGCAGTCAGGCCGACTCCTCCCAGGAGGTGCTCTCGATGACCGACGAAATCGCGGGCATCTCGGAGGAGACCGCTGCCGAGGCCGAGAACGTCTCCGCGACCGCACAAGAACAGAGCGCCGCACTCGTCGACGTCAACGGAGACGTGCGCGAACTCTCGTCGCACGTGAGCCACCTCGACGACCTCCTCGACGCCTTCGAGGTCGACGACGGAGGGGAGGTCTCGGCGACCGTCGACGACGTGCTCGGCGACGCGGCCGCCGGCTCCGGTGCGAGCACCGACCCGACCCAGTCGCGCGCTGCATCGGACTCCCACCACGAGCGAGAATCCTCGCCCGCGGACGACTAACATGCGCGTCGACGAAATCATGACCGAGGAGGTGGCGACCGTCGGACTGGGGTCGAGCGTCGCCGACTGCGCGCGAACCATGCTCCGCGAGGGTGCGGGAAGCGTCGTCGTGATGGCCGACGGCGGTCCCGCGGGCATCGTCACCGAGTCGGACGCGCTCCGCGCCGGCGTGGCGAGCGGGAAGCCCCTCGCCGCGGTCCCGGCCCGCGCGGTCATGTCGAGCCCAATCAAGTGGGTCCGACCGGACTCCACCACGCGCGTGGCCGCGGAGAAGATGCGCGAGCAGCGGGTGAAAAAGCTCGTCGTCGTCGACGGCGCGGAGATGGTCGGCATCGTGACCGCGACGGACATCGCTTTCCACCTCTCGGACGTGGCCCGCGGCGTCGGCCAGATGATAGAACTCAAGGACAAGTGGGAGTCGGACCGCCGGTTCCGCTGAGCGTCGCCTCGACGCCTCGACACGCCGACTGCTACCGTCGACCAACTCCGGCGAAGCGTTGATAACGACGTCTCGCTTCTAGTCTCGACGAGTGTACGACCGTCTCGCGTCGATTCGTCCCCGCGTCCGGTCCGGCCTCGAACGAGCGTTCGCGGCGGACCACAGCCCTCACGAGGTCGCCGCCAGTTTCGCGTTCGGCGTCTTCTTCGTGGCCATGCCGACCGCAGGGACCGCCCTCGCGCTGTTCGCCCTCATCGCCTACTTCGTCGAGCGGGCGAGCCGACTCGCGCTCGTCGCCACGCTCGTCGTCTTCAACCCGCCCGTCAAGTGGGCGGTCTACGGCGCGAGCTTCTGGCTCGGGTCGCACCTGCTCGGCCCGGTTCCGGGCGCGTCGGTCGCCGACGTGTCGCTCAGCGCCGGTCTCGACATCCTCCTCCGACAGCTTCTCGGCAACACGATTCTCGCCGTCGGCCTCGCCGTCGTCGGCTACGCGGTGACGCTCCAACTGGCGCGTCTGCACCACCGACGACAGCGGTCGGCGGCACCCGCTCGCGGCGCGGACGCCCGGAGCGACGACGCCCGGTCCGACGTGTCGTCGTGACGCTACCGCTGTGACTGCTCTTCTCTGCCTTCTTCGAACGCCCGGAGCGACTGGATGAGCTTGTAACCCAGATAGACGAGCGCGAGCGGGACGAGGAGCAACAGCGCGAGGATGACGAGTTCCGGACCGCCGGGGATTTGCAGGAGGGTCATGGGCGGAGTTCGCGGGCGGAGGGCATAGTGATTGGGTGGGGCGGGAGACTGTCTGTTCGGTTGGGTGGTACGAGAGACTGTATCAGGAGACACGCTCGCTTCGCTCGCGTGAACCTCACTCGCTCACTACGTTCGCTCGCTGGTTCAAATCTGCCCCAAGAAGTTCGCTCGTCTCGAACGGACACTCACACACGAGGCTCCGCCTCGGTGTTCGTTGAGTTCTCGAAGAAGTGAAATGGGTTGGGGCAGATTTGAACTGCCGGCCCCCTCCATGTCAAGGAGGTGTCATAACCAGACTAGACCACCAACCCGGTGTGTTGCGAACATCGCCGAACGCCGAAACGCGGGAAGAGGAGTGGGTTGGGGCAGATTTGAACTGCCGGCCTCCTCCATGTCAAGGAGGTGTCATAACCAGACTAGACCACCAACCCGGTTACGGTGCTTCCCGCGCCCGTTCGGACGTATCTCTCCGTTGTCCGGGGTTACAATTTAAGCTTTCGAATCGGACTACGTGCGGCGATTCGGGTCACAGCGCGCTCCCACGGTTCGAGGCGGGCGATTCGCTCCGAGCATCGACCGTCGGAGCCGGCGATTTTCGCCAGCCCGACACGCTTAAGCCGATGTACGAATTTGTACATCATAACCCGAAGAAGTACATCGGTGATTACCAATGCAGGATTATATCGAACGTGTGACCGGCGGTGCGGACCTGACTGTCGAGGAGGCGCGCGACGCCGCGCGGGCGGTCTTCGAGGACGCGACCGAGGCGCAAATCGGCGCGCTCCTCGCCGCGCTCCGGGCGAAAGGCGAGACCGAGGCCGAAATCGCGGGCTTCGCGCAGGGGATGCGCGACGCGGCCCTGACCATCGAGCCCGACCGCGGCCCGCTCGTCGACACCTGCGGCACCGGCGGCGACGACTACAACACCATCAACGTCTCGACCACGAGCGCGCTCGTCGCGGCCGGCGCGGGCGCGGCGGTGGCCAAGCACGGCAACTACTCCGTCTCTTCGTCTTCTGGGAGCGCCGACGTGCTGGAGGTCGCCGGCGTGAACGTCGAGGCCGAACCCGAGTCCGTCGAGGCGTGCATCGAGGACAACGGCGTCGGCTTCATGCTCGCGCCCGTGTTCCACCCCGCGATGAAGGCCGTCATCGGCCCGCGGAAGGAACTCGGCATGCGGACCATCTTCAACGTCCTCGGCCCGCTGACGAACCCCGCCGGGGCCGACGCGCAGGTCCTCGGCGTCTACGACCCGGACCTCGTCCCCGTCATCGCCGAGTCGCTGTCGCACATGCCCGTCGAGCGCGCCCTCGTCGTCCACGGCTCCGGCATGGACGAGATCGCGCTCCACGATGCGACCACGGTCGCCGAAATCGACGGCGACGAGATTACGGAGTACACCCTCACGCCCGCTGACCTCGGCCTCGAACAGGCCCCCATCGAGGACGTCGCCGGCGGAACCCCGCAGGAGAACGCCGACGACCTCGAAGGCATCCTCACCGGCGACGTGACCGGGCCGAAGCGCGACCTCATCCTCGCCAACGCCGGCGCGGCGGTCTACGTCGCCGACCTCGCGGACTCGCTGGAGGAAGGCGTCGAAGTCGCCCGCGATGCCATCGAGTCCGGCGCTGCGAAAGCCAAACTCGACGCGCTCCGGGAGGCGTGAGATGACCCGCGTCAAAGTGTGCGGCGTCACCGACGAAGCCGACCTC
Proteins encoded in this window:
- a CDS encoding methyl-accepting chemotaxis protein, with protein sequence MAENLVLEAESRLPDAITESYTRRLVAAMLLVSVVVAGVGVVQYQQTASTIDEDARADLLTEAEREALQVNTWFDERERLVSIVADDPSAGSTLDGRSSATLTAAKEDMPADVAALHFVDTETTTVIGSSEEGAVGTTLFEDGSLPLPASADLSDDSVERTTVYVEDGVAYMGFVAPLPSIEPRAIVLVAEASSLGAALDGNHIDGGFTQLVTTDGRVLYDGGGGQSNVAYPAAEASELDAAFAGETGVSRLAPVEGFVSSPHVVAHVPVSGGVLLLHAPASSVFALSRSVGLQIATLLALSMLGFVAFALIVRGNTALPLVDLASTVSALRDGDLDVELETDRRDEFGQVVRGVDNLRDDLRDQRADARDYSEAMTRAADGDLRVRLPTDSESRDMATVAAAYNEMMDDIERTVGTVKTFGEDVATLADRVADRADDVSAASEEVSASVQQISEGASEQTDSLVAAADEINDLSASIQQIASSADELVRLTEEAEARSLDGQTAATDALDDIDAVRAETEATVNEVHELDDRLAQIEDIVEVITDIAEQTDILALNANIEAARAGEAGEGFAVVSNEVKQLAQETKSSAGDIESLVAEIETQRDAVVSRIERMRAQVEESATSVDEALSSFDGIVERVEETTASVHEISDATGSQADSSQEVLSMTDEIAGISEETAAEAENVSATAQEQSAALVDVNGDVRELSSHVSHLDDLLDAFEVDDGGEVSATVDDVLGDAAAGSGASTDPTQSRAASDSHHERESSPADD
- the trpD gene encoding anthranilate phosphoribosyltransferase is translated as MQDYIERVTGGADLTVEEARDAARAVFEDATEAQIGALLAALRAKGETEAEIAGFAQGMRDAALTIEPDRGPLVDTCGTGGDDYNTINVSTTSALVAAGAGAAVAKHGNYSVSSSSGSADVLEVAGVNVEAEPESVEACIEDNGVGFMLAPVFHPAMKAVIGPRKELGMRTIFNVLGPLTNPAGADAQVLGVYDPDLVPVIAESLSHMPVERALVVHGSGMDEIALHDATTVAEIDGDEITEYTLTPADLGLEQAPIEDVAGGTPQENADDLEGILTGDVTGPKRDLILANAGAAVYVADLADSLEEGVEVARDAIESGAAKAKLDALREA
- a CDS encoding CBS domain-containing protein encodes the protein MRVDEIMTEEVATVGLGSSVADCARTMLREGAGSVVVMADGGPAGIVTESDALRAGVASGKPLAAVPARAVMSSPIKWVRPDSTTRVAAEKMREQRVKKLVVVDGAEMVGIVTATDIAFHLSDVARGVGQMIELKDKWESDRRFR
- a CDS encoding DUF2062 domain-containing protein, whose translation is MYDRLASIRPRVRSGLERAFAADHSPHEVAASFAFGVFFVAMPTAGTALALFALIAYFVERASRLALVATLVVFNPPVKWAVYGASFWLGSHLLGPVPGASVADVSLSAGLDILLRQLLGNTILAVGLAVVGYAVTLQLARLHHRRQRSAAPARGADARSDDARSDVSS